The following proteins come from a genomic window of Blastocatellia bacterium:
- the polA gene encoding DNA polymerase I: protein MSKPKLFLIDGMAHLYRSFFAIRQLANSKGLPTNAVFGFTMLLRKLMKEDKPDYWAVCWDTIEPTFRHQLYPEYKAQRAAIPDDLPPQIEYVAKVCEALNIPAIKKPGYEADDIIGTFAVKGAAAGLQVVILTSDKDMGQLVNENVSIMRLEKGSYVLNDTEGVKKWLGVRPDQVIDYLSLVGDSSDNVPGVPGIGEKGASGLLAEFDSLDNLIANAEKVSRKSYREALLTQADKAKLARQLVTIDTNVPVEFDLSKLRRLEPNNKAAFEIFSELEFRALTQEFAVIEPENLFSTVDNNSSVIENLHYQQITSPTELKSFLDKLWASDEFAFSLEMTANNEKVDKISFSLSPTNAYKIDFSQASLDYQETLLALKDIWENGFLAKRVHDSKNILNILNQIYGNLSGQVKLENIVVDILLAAYLLNPEENRYSLTDLAQEYLGISPENFSQFDKADLVNRLTITLHNKLKTMGLEDLYHRFELPLVEIIYDMEQTGIKLDLQILEELSKEFEEEIKRLSQEIYSLAGEEFNINSPAQLANIFEKLNIAVSRKTKTGKVSTSADVLEELAANYELPKKIIDYREVAKLKNTYIDALPKLINVKTGRIHTTMNQVGTATGRLSSINPNLQNIPVRSELGRKIRRAFVAEEGHVLLSADYSQIELRLLAHIAKDEKMTEAFKNGEDIHTKTAKEVFGAKTEEELKNKRRLAKATNFGIAYGVGAFGLAQRVGISRSEAKEAIANYYTTYTGIRHYMEEIPRKGREQDGIVRTLFGRIRRLTDLNNKNHNLQARAEREAINAPIQGTAADLVKLAMINVYKRLKAENLKAKMLLQVHDELLLSVPESEIEKVKEIVKNEMEQVYSLDVPLVAEVHTGKNWLELK, encoded by the coding sequence ATGAGCAAACCAAAACTCTTTTTAATTGATGGAATGGCGCATCTTTATCGGTCTTTTTTTGCTATTCGCCAACTTGCTAATAGCAAAGGACTTCCTACTAATGCCGTGTTTGGCTTTACAATGCTTCTACGTAAGCTAATGAAGGAAGATAAGCCAGATTATTGGGCTGTTTGTTGGGACACCATAGAACCTACTTTTAGACATCAACTTTATCCTGAATATAAAGCTCAAAGAGCGGCAATTCCTGATGATTTGCCCCCACAAATTGAGTATGTAGCAAAGGTTTGCGAAGCCTTAAATATTCCTGCTATTAAAAAGCCTGGTTATGAAGCTGATGATATTATTGGGACTTTTGCGGTAAAAGGGGCTGCCGCAGGTCTGCAAGTTGTTATATTGACTAGTGATAAGGACATGGGACAGCTAGTTAATGAAAATGTTTCTATAATGAGGTTAGAGAAGGGAAGCTATGTTTTAAACGATACTGAAGGTGTAAAAAAATGGCTAGGTGTACGTCCTGATCAAGTTATAGATTACCTTAGTTTAGTTGGAGATAGCTCAGATAATGTTCCTGGAGTGCCTGGAATTGGTGAAAAAGGGGCTAGCGGACTACTAGCAGAATTTGACTCTTTAGATAATTTGATTGCTAATGCTGAAAAAGTTTCACGTAAATCTTATAGGGAAGCTCTACTTACACAAGCGGACAAGGCTAAACTTGCTCGGCAATTAGTTACTATTGATACAAATGTTCCAGTAGAATTTGACCTATCAAAATTACGTAGATTAGAGCCTAATAACAAAGCAGCTTTTGAGATTTTTTCAGAGTTAGAATTTAGAGCTTTAACACAGGAATTTGCTGTTATAGAGCCTGAAAACTTGTTTTCAACCGTAGACAATAATAGCAGTGTAATAGAAAACTTGCATTATCAACAAATTACTAGTCCAACAGAGCTAAAAAGCTTTTTAGATAAACTTTGGGCAAGTGATGAATTTGCTTTTTCTTTGGAAATGACTGCAAATAATGAAAAAGTTGACAAAATTTCTTTTTCACTTTCTCCAACAAATGCTTACAAAATTGACTTTAGCCAAGCTTCGTTAGATTACCAAGAAACTTTGCTAGCTCTAAAAGATATTTGGGAAAATGGCTTTTTAGCAAAAAGAGTTCATGATAGCAAAAATATCTTAAATATACTTAATCAAATTTATGGGAATTTATCAGGGCAAGTTAAGCTAGAAAATATTGTGGTAGATATTTTATTAGCAGCATATTTGCTTAATCCTGAAGAGAATCGCTATAGTTTAACTGATTTAGCACAAGAATATTTAGGGATAAGTCCAGAAAATTTTTCTCAATTTGATAAAGCAGATTTAGTAAATCGTCTGACTATAACTTTGCATAACAAATTAAAAACAATGGGTTTAGAAGATCTATATCATAGATTTGAACTTCCATTAGTTGAAATTATTTATGATATGGAGCAGACAGGAATTAAGCTTGACCTCCAAATATTAGAAGAGTTATCAAAAGAGTTTGAGGAAGAAATAAAGCGTCTTTCTCAAGAAATTTACTCATTAGCAGGGGAAGAATTTAATATTAATTCGCCAGCACAACTAGCTAATATATTTGAAAAACTTAATATTGCTGTTTCACGAAAGACTAAAACCGGCAAAGTTTCAACAAGTGCTGATGTATTGGAAGAATTAGCCGCTAACTATGAACTGCCTAAAAAGATTATTGATTACAGAGAAGTAGCTAAACTAAAAAACACTTATATTGATGCTCTACCAAAATTAATTAATGTAAAAACTGGTAGGATACATACTACAATGAATCAAGTAGGCACGGCTACAGGAAGACTTTCATCTATTAATCCTAATTTACAAAATATTCCTGTACGTTCTGAACTTGGTCGCAAAATCCGACGAGCTTTTGTAGCTGAAGAAGGACACGTTTTACTTTCTGCTGATTATTCGCAAATTGAGCTAAGGTTACTTGCTCATATTGCCAAAGACGAAAAAATGACAGAAGCCTTTAAGAATGGTGAGGATATTCACACTAAAACGGCTAAAGAAGTTTTTGGGGCTAAAACTGAGGAAGAGTTAAAAAACAAACGTCGTCTAGCAAAAGCTACTAATTTTGGTATTGCTTATGGAGTTGGGGCTTTTGGTCTAGCTCAGCGTGTAGGAATTAGCAGAAGTGAAGCAAAAGAAGCTATAGCAAATTACTATACTACTTATACAGGTATTCGTCATTATATGGAAGAAATACCTAGAAAAGGCAGAGAGCAAGATGGCATTGTTAGGACTTTATTTGGACGTATTCGCAGATTAACCGACCTAAATAATAAAAATCATAACCTTCAAGCTAGGGCTGAACGAGAAGCTATCAATGCACCTATTCAAGGAACGGCAGCAGATTTAGTAAAACTAGCTATGATTAATGTTTACAAACGCTTAAAAGCAGAAAACTTAAAAGCTAAAATGTTGCTTCAAGTTCATGATGAGTTACTTTTATCTGTGCCAGAAAGTGAAATAGAAAAAGTAAAAGAAATAGTAAAAAATGAAATGGAGCAAGTATATTCTTTAGATGTACCTTTAGTTGCTGAAGTACACACAGGAAAAAACTGGTTAGAATTAAAATAA